The proteins below come from a single Dermacentor albipictus isolate Rhodes 1998 colony chromosome 7, USDA_Dalb.pri_finalv2, whole genome shotgun sequence genomic window:
- the LOC139047346 gene encoding non-homologous end joining protein Ku-like isoform X1 translates to MADVQAFPPDGLEEALLGNQSPESQGRPFMGKTPSVLKGAVYPRQGVYAEYDAGLGPPGGQAGGDQEQPPPRREIRPPPWGFYAVVATLAVGAIVAGAVLGNSMNDVARAKMAAAARRSAGDYEDASTVADTETPPPAKYRADTTTTTTAAADDATSAAANATKRARRTTTREETPAVATLDASADEEENATTARKRKKKTTGAGAARVTTATRRRRRKTTAAAAKAEGE, encoded by the exons ATGGCGGACGTGCAGGCGTTTCCACCGGACGGCCTGGAGGAGGCCCTCCTGGGCAACCAGTCGCCCGAAAGCCAGGGGCGACCGTTCATGGGGAAGACGCCGTCCGTCCTGAAGGGCGCCGTCTACCCGAGGCAAGGAG TGTACGCAGAGTACGACGCCGGCTTGGGGCCACCCGGCGGGCAGGCCGGCGGCGACCAAGAGCAGCCGCCTCCGCGCCGAGAGATTCGGCCGCCGCCGTGGGGTTTCTACGCGGTCGTGGCCACGCTAGCGGTGGGCGCCATCGTGGCCGGGGCGGTGCTCGGCAACTCGATGAACGACGTGGCCCGAGCGAAGATGGCCGCCGCCGCCCGGAGGAGCGCCGGCGACTACGAGGACGCTTCCACCGTGGCCGACACCGAGACGCCACCGCCGGCAAAGTACCGCGctgacaccaccaccaccaccaccgccgccgccgacgacgccACCAGCGCCGCCGCCAACGCTACCAAACGGGCTAG GAGGACCACCACCCGCGAGGAGACGCCGGCCGTCGCCACGTTGGACGCGAGCGCCGACGAGGAGGAAAACGCGACCACCGCGCGCAAGCGAAAGAAGAAGACCACGGGCGCCGGCGCCGCCCGCGTCACCACCGCCACCCGCAGGCGCAGGCGGAAGACCACGGCGGCCGCGGCCAAAGCCGAGGGCGAGTGA
- the LOC139047346 gene encoding non-homologous end joining protein Ku-like isoform X2 — protein MADVQAFPPDGLEEALLGNQSPESQGRPFMGKTPSVLKGAVYPRQGEYDAGLGPPGGQAGGDQEQPPPRREIRPPPWGFYAVVATLAVGAIVAGAVLGNSMNDVARAKMAAAARRSAGDYEDASTVADTETPPPAKYRADTTTTTTAAADDATSAAANATKRARRTTTREETPAVATLDASADEEENATTARKRKKKTTGAGAARVTTATRRRRRKTTAAAAKAEGE, from the exons ATGGCGGACGTGCAGGCGTTTCCACCGGACGGCCTGGAGGAGGCCCTCCTGGGCAACCAGTCGCCCGAAAGCCAGGGGCGACCGTTCATGGGGAAGACGCCGTCCGTCCTGAAGGGCGCCGTCTACCCGAGGCAAGGAG AGTACGACGCCGGCTTGGGGCCACCCGGCGGGCAGGCCGGCGGCGACCAAGAGCAGCCGCCTCCGCGCCGAGAGATTCGGCCGCCGCCGTGGGGTTTCTACGCGGTCGTGGCCACGCTAGCGGTGGGCGCCATCGTGGCCGGGGCGGTGCTCGGCAACTCGATGAACGACGTGGCCCGAGCGAAGATGGCCGCCGCCGCCCGGAGGAGCGCCGGCGACTACGAGGACGCTTCCACCGTGGCCGACACCGAGACGCCACCGCCGGCAAAGTACCGCGctgacaccaccaccaccaccaccgccgccgccgacgacgccACCAGCGCCGCCGCCAACGCTACCAAACGGGCTAG GAGGACCACCACCCGCGAGGAGACGCCGGCCGTCGCCACGTTGGACGCGAGCGCCGACGAGGAGGAAAACGCGACCACCGCGCGCAAGCGAAAGAAGAAGACCACGGGCGCCGGCGCCGCCCGCGTCACCACCGCCACCCGCAGGCGCAGGCGGAAGACCACGGCGGCCGCGGCCAAAGCCGAGGGCGAGTGA